In Calothrix sp. PCC 7507, one DNA window encodes the following:
- a CDS encoding cytochrome c oxidase subunit II, which translates to MQQIPVSLWTLIAGILVSAVSILIGQNHNLLPVQASLQAPLVDGFFNVMFTIAIALFLVVEGTILIFLIKFRHRPGDDGDGVAIEGNIPLEIFWTAIPALIVIALGIYSVDVYNQMGGFEPTGHPHGGAHVAHINGSAMAATLDDTTAPTITPAIGIGASPDTQGKKADVVVNVQGMQYAWVFNYPDSGITTGELHVPVGADVQLNLSAVDVIHSFWVPQFRLKQDALPGIPTELRFVATKPGTYPVVCTELCGAYHGAMRSQVIVHTPAEYDSWLSENQVAQKSDLHQAIAVNPANLSTSEFLAPHVHNLGVSAATLQSVNSKQLTVNSEQADN; encoded by the coding sequence ATGCAACAAATTCCTGTTTCACTATGGACCCTGATTGCTGGCATATTAGTCTCAGCAGTCAGCATTTTGATTGGTCAAAACCACAATCTACTACCCGTACAGGCGTCGCTACAAGCGCCTTTGGTAGACGGATTTTTCAACGTCATGTTTACCATCGCCATCGCTCTGTTTTTGGTGGTAGAAGGCACAATTCTGATTTTCTTAATTAAGTTTCGCCACCGTCCTGGGGATGATGGCGATGGCGTAGCAATAGAAGGCAATATTCCCCTAGAAATTTTTTGGACAGCAATCCCCGCACTGATTGTGATTGCTTTGGGAATCTACAGTGTAGATGTTTACAACCAAATGGGAGGGTTTGAGCCGACGGGTCATCCTCATGGTGGGGCGCATGTGGCACATATAAATGGAAGTGCAATGGCTGCTACTTTAGATGATACCACTGCCCCTACAATCACTCCAGCAATTGGCATTGGCGCATCTCCTGACACCCAAGGTAAAAAAGCCGATGTGGTTGTGAATGTCCAAGGGATGCAATATGCTTGGGTGTTTAACTACCCCGATAGCGGTATTACTACTGGGGAATTGCATGTTCCTGTCGGTGCTGATGTGCAACTCAACTTGTCAGCGGTAGATGTGATTCACTCGTTTTGGGTACCGCAATTTCGGTTAAAGCAAGATGCGCTTCCTGGTATTCCGACTGAATTGCGCTTTGTCGCCACCAAACCAGGTACTTATCCGGTAGTGTGTACTGAACTTTGCGGTGCTTACCACGGCGCAATGCGATCGCAGGTAATTGTCCACACGCCAGCAGAGTATGATAGCTGGCTGAGTGAAAACCAAGTTGCTCAAAAGTCAGACTTGCATCAAGCCATTGCAGTTAACCCAGCCAACTTATCCACATCAGAGTTTCTCGCGCCCCATGTTCATAATTTGGGGGTGAGTGCAGCAACTCTACAGTCAGTTAACAGTAAACAGTTAACAGTTAACAGTGAACAAGCTGATAACTGA
- the fdxB gene encoding ferredoxin III, nif-specific — protein MAQLTGLTFGGKTWTPKFAQAIDKDKCIGCGRCIKACGYNVLGLMALNEEGEIVEDEDDEEIERKVMKVANPENCIGCEACSRICPKNCYTHVALES, from the coding sequence ATGGCACAACTAACAGGATTGACATTTGGGGGTAAAACCTGGACACCAAAATTTGCTCAGGCAATTGACAAAGATAAATGTATCGGCTGTGGCAGATGCATTAAAGCATGTGGATACAATGTACTAGGATTGATGGCACTCAATGAAGAAGGGGAAATTGTTGAGGATGAAGATGACGAAGAAATTGAACGGAAAGTAATGAAAGTGGCCAATCCAGAAAACTGTATTGGTTGCGAAGCTTGTTCGCGGATTTGTCCTAAGAATTGCTACACCCATGTTGCATTAGAAAGCTAA
- the ctaD gene encoding cytochrome c oxidase subunit I: MTKVEFPRNTPPEKLATSHISHPKAWKWQDYFTFNVDHKVIGIQYLVTAFVFYLIGGLMAIAIRVELATPDADLLDPSLYNAFMTNHGTIMIFLWIVPSAIGGFGNYLVPLMLGARDMAFPKLNAIAFWLNPPAGLLLLGSFIFGGAQSGWTAYPPLSLVTAHTAQTMWVLAIVLVGTSSILGSVNFVITILKMKVPSMKWDQVPLFCWAILATSILALLSTPVLAAGLVLLLFDLNFGTSFFKPDAGGNVVIYQHLFWFYSHPAVYLMILPIFGIMSEVIPVHARKPIFGYKAIAYSSVAICVVGLFVWVHHMFTSGTPGWMRIFFTISTLIVAVPTGVKIFAWVATLWGGKIRFTTAMLFAIGLLCMFVMGGLSGVTMGTAPFDIHVHDTYYVVAHFHFVLFGGSVFGIYAGIYHWFPKMTGRKLNENWGRIHFALTFVGTNLTFLPMHELGLQGMPRRVAMYDPQFIDLNVISTYGAFVLGISVIPFTINIIQSWIKGDLAGDNPWQALTLEWTTSSPPSIENWEVLPVVTHGPYDYGHDAKVQPAATTEASA; this comes from the coding sequence ATGACAAAGGTAGAATTTCCTCGAAATACGCCACCAGAGAAGCTGGCGACTAGCCACATCTCCCATCCAAAGGCGTGGAAATGGCAGGACTATTTCACGTTTAATGTTGATCACAAGGTAATTGGGATTCAATACCTAGTGACAGCATTTGTATTTTATTTGATTGGTGGATTGATGGCGATCGCTATTCGTGTAGAATTAGCGACACCAGATGCAGATTTACTCGACCCCAGTCTCTACAACGCTTTCATGACCAATCATGGAACGATCATGATCTTTTTATGGATCGTTCCCAGTGCGATTGGGGGATTTGGCAACTATCTAGTACCGCTGATGCTTGGTGCTAGGGATATGGCTTTTCCCAAATTAAATGCGATCGCCTTTTGGTTAAACCCACCCGCAGGTTTATTACTGCTGGGTAGTTTTATCTTTGGCGGTGCCCAATCTGGTTGGACAGCTTACCCACCTTTAAGTTTGGTGACAGCACATACTGCTCAAACCATGTGGGTTTTGGCGATCGTTTTGGTGGGGACTTCCTCAATTTTGGGTTCGGTGAACTTTGTCATCACCATCCTGAAAATGAAAGTTCCTAGCATGAAATGGGATCAAGTTCCCTTGTTTTGTTGGGCAATCTTAGCAACCTCAATTCTGGCACTCCTCTCTACACCAGTGTTAGCGGCGGGTTTAGTGTTGCTGTTGTTTGACTTGAACTTTGGCACATCCTTTTTCAAACCAGATGCAGGCGGTAATGTTGTTATCTATCAACACTTGTTCTGGTTCTATTCTCACCCAGCAGTTTATTTAATGATTCTGCCCATCTTCGGCATTATGTCGGAGGTGATTCCCGTTCATGCCCGTAAACCAATTTTCGGTTATAAAGCGATCGCTTATTCTAGCGTCGCCATCTGCGTTGTTGGGTTATTCGTCTGGGTACACCACATGTTCACCAGTGGTACACCCGGCTGGATGCGGATTTTCTTCACCATCTCTACCCTGATTGTGGCTGTTCCCACCGGCGTGAAGATTTTCGCCTGGGTTGCTACCCTTTGGGGTGGGAAGATTCGCTTCACCACCGCGATGCTATTCGCCATTGGTTTATTGTGCATGTTCGTCATGGGCGGCTTAAGTGGCGTGACAATGGGAACAGCGCCCTTTGATATTCACGTCCACGACACATATTATGTAGTCGCACACTTCCACTTTGTGCTGTTTGGCGGTTCCGTGTTTGGCATCTACGCCGGGATTTACCACTGGTTCCCTAAAATGACAGGACGGAAGTTGAATGAAAACTGGGGTCGAATTCACTTCGCTTTGACATTTGTCGGCACTAACTTGACTTTCTTACCCATGCATGAGTTGGGTTTGCAAGGAATGCCCCGACGTGTGGCGATGTATGATCCGCAATTTATCGACCTCAATGTGATTTCTACCTATGGTGCATTTGTTTTGGGAATATCAGTAATTCCCTTCACCATCAACATCATTCAAAGTTGGATTAAAGGCGACTTGGCTGGTGATAATCCTTGGCAAGCTTTGACTTTGGAATGGACAACCAGTTCACCACCCTCAATTGAAAACTGGGAAGTATTGCCTGTTGTGACTCATGGCCCTTATGACTACGGTCATGATGCCAAAGTGCAGCCGGCCGCAACAACAGAGGCTAGTGCTTAA
- a CDS encoding heme-copper oxidase subunit III, with the protein MTIATTSEHHEEHHPDLRVLGLLTFLASESLMFGGFFATFLFFRGLTDVWPPKETEVELLLPTINTIILVSSSFVIHLGDVAIKKNNVKGMQFWYVVTAIMGAIFLGGQVYEYATLGYGLTTNVFANCFYIMTGFHGLHVFVGLLLILGTVWRSRQPGHYSATKHTGIEMAEIYWHFVDIIWIVLFTLVYILSIF; encoded by the coding sequence ATGACTATAGCAACGACAAGTGAACATCATGAGGAACATCATCCAGATTTAAGGGTTTTGGGGCTATTGACTTTTCTGGCTTCGGAATCTTTAATGTTTGGCGGATTTTTTGCCACCTTTTTGTTTTTTAGAGGTCTGACAGATGTTTGGCCTCCCAAGGAAACTGAGGTAGAACTGTTATTGCCAACAATCAACACCATTATTCTGGTTTCTAGTAGCTTTGTCATTCACTTGGGTGATGTGGCGATTAAGAAGAATAATGTCAAGGGAATGCAGTTTTGGTATGTGGTTACTGCCATCATGGGTGCGATTTTCTTGGGTGGTCAGGTGTATGAATATGCAACTTTGGGATATGGTTTGACTACCAATGTCTTCGCCAACTGCTTTTACATCATGACCGGCTTCCACGGTTTGCACGTGTTTGTGGGGCTATTATTGATTTTGGGTACTGTGTGGCGATCGCGTCAACCCGGCCACTATTCTGCTACTAAACACACTGGCATCGAAATGGCAGAAATTTACTGGCACTTTGTAGATATTATCTGGATTGTGCTTTTCACTTTGGTGTACATTCTCAGCATTTTTTAA
- a CDS encoding cupin yields MQGRDWFVNDDGQYQICKSARIWDLLKEDYRLYRFLTEVEDVLNEAGEASSCLPKIRMLVRKLIVNSYWVRSQYLKPCPKTGTSVLLLYDELGFPLTVQTVTFAPGTISTIHNHGTWGIVAVLKGQEKNTFWQRTHSLESQNKIEPTGEITLSPGDIVSFTPDAIHRVHAVGDEPTVTFNIYGETNPEERFAFDPVSHTAKKF; encoded by the coding sequence ATGCAAGGTAGGGATTGGTTTGTCAATGACGACGGACAGTATCAAATCTGTAAATCTGCAAGAATATGGGATTTGCTGAAAGAAGATTATCGTCTTTATCGGTTTTTAACTGAAGTAGAAGATGTTCTCAATGAGGCTGGAGAAGCATCTAGTTGTCTACCAAAAATTAGAATGTTGGTAAGGAAGTTAATTGTTAATTCATACTGGGTACGCAGTCAATATTTAAAGCCTTGTCCCAAAACTGGAACCTCGGTTTTATTGCTGTATGACGAACTAGGTTTTCCCTTAACAGTACAAACGGTAACATTTGCACCAGGAACTATATCCACAATTCATAATCATGGGACTTGGGGAATTGTCGCTGTGTTAAAAGGACAGGAGAAAAACACTTTTTGGCAGCGAACTCACAGCCTAGAATCCCAAAATAAAATTGAGCCTACGGGAGAAATAACCTTATCCCCAGGAGACATTGTTAGTTTCACTCCCGATGCAATTCATCGCGTACATGCAGTAGGTGATGAACCGACTGTGACTTTTAATATTTATGGCGAAACTAATCCAGAAGAACGATTTGCATTTGACCCGGTTAGCCATACAGCTAAAAAGTTTTAA
- a CDS encoding ArsC/Spx/MgsR family protein — translation MARVVFYEKPGCKGGTKQKVLLTAAGHEVVAQSLLTEPWTVENLRSFFGDRPVTEWFNPSSPRIKSGEVVPAKLDAQTALSLMVQDPLLIRRPLLQVGDRRDFGFDVAKIDAWIGLQAVDESLREVSESLMGQDLQNCAHGGHQHHHEKGGCKGHH, via the coding sequence ATGGCTAGAGTAGTTTTCTATGAAAAACCCGGCTGTAAAGGTGGTACAAAGCAAAAAGTTTTGCTAACAGCGGCGGGACATGAGGTAGTAGCACAAAGCTTATTAACAGAACCTTGGACAGTGGAAAATCTGCGCTCATTTTTTGGCGATCGCCCCGTGACAGAATGGTTTAACCCCAGTTCCCCACGAATCAAATCGGGTGAAGTGGTTCCAGCCAAATTAGATGCACAAACCGCTTTGTCGCTGATGGTGCAAGATCCTCTATTAATTCGCCGTCCTTTATTGCAAGTAGGCGATCGCCGCGACTTCGGCTTTGATGTCGCCAAAATTGATGCGTGGATTGGCTTACAGGCTGTAGATGAATCCTTGCGGGAAGTCAGCGAAAGCCTAATGGGTCAGGATTTACAAAACTGCGCCCACGGTGGTCATCAGCATCACCATGAAAAAGGTGGCTGTAAGGGACACCATTAA